Proteins co-encoded in one Sus scrofa isolate TJ Tabasco breed Duroc chromosome 14, Sscrofa11.1, whole genome shotgun sequence genomic window:
- the EWSR1 gene encoding RNA-binding protein EWS isoform X5: MASTDYSTYSQAAAQQGYSAYTAQPTQGYAQTTQAYGQQSYGTYGQPTDVSYTQAQTTATYGQTAYATSYGQPPTVEGTSTGYSTPTAPQAYSQPVQGYGTGAYDTTTATVTTTQASYAAQSAYGTQPAYPAYGQQPAATAPARPQDGNKPAETSQPQSSTGGYNQPSLGYGQSNYSYPQVPGSYPMQPVTAPPSYPPTSYSSTQPTSYDQSSYSQQNTYGQPSSYGQQSSYGQQSSYGQQPPTSYPPQTGSYSQAPSQYSQQSSSYGQQSSFRQDHPSSMGVYGQESGGFSGPGENRSMSGPDNRGRGRGGFDRGGMSRGGRGGGRGGMGSAGERGGFNKPGGPMDEGPDLDLGPPVDPDEDSDNSAIYVQGLNDNVTLDDLADFFKQCGVVKMNKRTGQPMIHIYLDKETGKPKGDATVSYEDPPTAKAAVEWFDGKDFQGSKLKVSLARKKPPMNSMRGGMPPREGRGMPPPLRGGPGGPGGPGGPMGRMGGRGGDRGGFPPRGPRGSRGNPSGGGNVQHRAGDWQCPNPGCGNQNFAWRTECNQCKAPKPEGFLPPPFPPPGGDRGRGGPGGMRGGRGGLMDRGGPGGMFRGGRGGDRGGFRGGRGMDRGGFGGGRRGGPGGPPGPLMEQMGGRRGGRGGPGKMDNRGEHRQERRDRPY, from the exons atggcGTCCACGG ATTACAGTACCTACAGCCAAGCTGCAGCCCAGCAGGG TTACAGTGCTTACACCGCCCAGCCCACTCAAGGATATGCACAGACCACCCAg GCGTATGGGCAACAAAGTTATGGAACTTATGGACAGCCCACTGATGTCAGCTATACGCAGGCTCAGACCACTGCGACCTATGGGCAGACTGCCTATGCAACTTCTTATGGACAGCCTCCCACTG TAGAAGGGACCAGTACAG GATATTCTACTCCAACTGCCCCCCAGGCATACAGTCAGCCTGTCCAGGGGTATGGCACTGGTGCTTATGATACCACCACTGCTACGGTCACTACCACCCAGGCCTCCTATGCAGCTCAGTCTGCATATGGCACTCAGCCTGCTTACCCAGCTTATGGGCAGCAGCCGGCAGCCACCGCACCTGCAAG aCCACAGGATGGTAACAAACCCGCTGAGACTAGTCAACCTCAATCTAGCACAGGGGGTTACAACCAGCCCAGCCTAGGATATGGACAGAGTAACTACAGTTATCCCCAAGTTCCTGGGAGCTACCCCATGCAGCCAGTCACAGCACCACCATCTTACCCTCCTACCAG ctattcCTCTACACAGCCGACTAGTTATGATCAGAGCAGTTACTCCCAGCAGAACACCTATGGGCAGCCGAGCAGCTATGGACAGCAGAGTAGCTATGGTCAACAAAGCAGCTATGGGCAACAGCCGCCCACTAGTTACCCCCCCCAAACTGGATCCTACAGCCAGGCTCCAAGTCAATATAGCCAACAGAGCAGCAGCTACGGGCAGCAGA GTTCATTCCGACAGGACCACCCCAGTAGCATGGGTGTTTATGGGCAGGAGTCTGGAGGATTTTCCGGACCAGGAGAGAACCGGAGCATGAGTGGCCCTGATAACCGGGGCAGGGGAAGAGGGGGATTTGATCGTGGAGGCATGAGCAGAGGTGGGCGGGGAGGAGGACGCGGTGGAATGGG CAGCGCTGGAGAGCGAGGTGGCTTCAATAAGCCTGGTG GACCCATGGATGAAGGACCAGATCTTGATTTAG GCCCGCCTGTAGATCCAGATGAAGACTCTGACAACAGTGCAATTTATGtgcaaggattaaatgacaaTGTGACTCTAGATGATCTGGCGGACTTCTTTAAGCAGTGTGGAGTTGTGAAG ATGAACAAGAGGACTGGACAACCCATGATCCATATCTACTTGGACAAGGAGACAGGGAAGCCCAAAGGCGATGCTACAGTGTCTTACGAAGACCCACCAACTGCCAAGGCTGCCGTGGAGTGGTTTGATG GAAAAGATTTTCAAGGGAGCAAACTTAAAGTTTCTCTTGCTCGGAAGAAGCCTCCAATGAATAGCATGCGGGGTGGAATGCCACCCCGAGAGGGCAGAGGGATGCCGCCACCGCTCCGTGGAG GTCCAGGGGGTCCAGGAGGTCCTGGGGGACCCATGGGTCGCATGGGAGGCCGTGGAGGAGACAGAGGGGGCTTCCCGCCAAGAGGGCCCCGCGGTTCCCGAGGGAATCCATCTGGAGGAGGAAACGTCCAGCACCGAGCTGGAGACTGGCAATGTCCCAACCC GGGGTGTGGAAACCAGAACTTCGCCTGGAGGACAGAGTGCAACCAGTGTAAGGCCCCAAAGCCCGAAggcttcctcccacctcctttcCCACCGCCAG GTGGTGACCGTGGCAGAGGTGGCCCTGGTGGCATGCGAGGAGGAAGAGGTGGCCTCATGGACCGTGGTGGTCCTGGTGGAATGTTCAGAGGTGGCCGTGGTGGAGACAGAGGTGGCTTCCGTGGTGGCCGGGGCATGGACCGTGGTGGCTTTGGCGGAGGAAGGCGAGGTGGCCCTGGAGGGCCCCCTGGACCTTTGATGGAACAgatgggaggaagaagaggtggCCGTGGAGGACCTGGAAAAATGGATAA
- the EWSR1 gene encoding RNA-binding protein EWS isoform X8, whose amino-acid sequence MASTDYSTYSQAAAQQGYSAYTAQPTQGYAQTTQAYGQQSYGTYGQPTDVSYTQAQTTATYGQTAYATSYGQPPTVEGTSTGYSTPTAPQAYSQPVQGYGTGAYDTTTATVTTTQASYAAQSAYGTQPAYPAYGQQPAATAPARPQDGNKPAETSQPQSSTGGYNQPSLGYGQSNYSYPQVPGSYPMQPVTAPPSYPPTSYSSTQPTSYDQSSYSQQNTYGQPSSYGQQSSYGQQSSYGQQPPTSYPPQTGSYSQAPSQYSQQSSSYGQQSSFRQDHPSSMGVYGQESGGFSGPGENRSMSGPDNRGRGRGGFDRGGMSRGGRGGGRGGMGAGERGGFNKPGGPMDEGPDLDLGPPVDPDEDSDNSAIYVQGLNDNVTLDDLADFFKQCGVVKMNKRTGQPMIHIYLDKETGKPKGDATVSYEDPPTAKAAVEWFDGKDFQGSKLKVSLARKKPPMNSMRGGMPPREGRGMPPPLRGGPGGPGGPGGPMGRMGGRGGDRGGFPPRGPRGSRGNPSGGGNVQHRAGDWQCPNPGCGNQNFAWRTECNQCKAPKPEGFLPPPFPPPGGDRGRGGPGGMRGGRGGLMDRGGPGGMFRGGRGGDRGGFRGGRGMDRGGFGGGRRGGPGGPPGPLMEQMGGRRGGRGGPGKMDKGEHRQERRDRPY is encoded by the exons atggcGTCCACGG ATTACAGTACCTACAGCCAAGCTGCAGCCCAGCAGGG TTACAGTGCTTACACCGCCCAGCCCACTCAAGGATATGCACAGACCACCCAg GCGTATGGGCAACAAAGTTATGGAACTTATGGACAGCCCACTGATGTCAGCTATACGCAGGCTCAGACCACTGCGACCTATGGGCAGACTGCCTATGCAACTTCTTATGGACAGCCTCCCACTG TAGAAGGGACCAGTACAG GATATTCTACTCCAACTGCCCCCCAGGCATACAGTCAGCCTGTCCAGGGGTATGGCACTGGTGCTTATGATACCACCACTGCTACGGTCACTACCACCCAGGCCTCCTATGCAGCTCAGTCTGCATATGGCACTCAGCCTGCTTACCCAGCTTATGGGCAGCAGCCGGCAGCCACCGCACCTGCAAG aCCACAGGATGGTAACAAACCCGCTGAGACTAGTCAACCTCAATCTAGCACAGGGGGTTACAACCAGCCCAGCCTAGGATATGGACAGAGTAACTACAGTTATCCCCAAGTTCCTGGGAGCTACCCCATGCAGCCAGTCACAGCACCACCATCTTACCCTCCTACCAG ctattcCTCTACACAGCCGACTAGTTATGATCAGAGCAGTTACTCCCAGCAGAACACCTATGGGCAGCCGAGCAGCTATGGACAGCAGAGTAGCTATGGTCAACAAAGCAGCTATGGGCAACAGCCGCCCACTAGTTACCCCCCCCAAACTGGATCCTACAGCCAGGCTCCAAGTCAATATAGCCAACAGAGCAGCAGCTACGGGCAGCAGA GTTCATTCCGACAGGACCACCCCAGTAGCATGGGTGTTTATGGGCAGGAGTCTGGAGGATTTTCCGGACCAGGAGAGAACCGGAGCATGAGTGGCCCTGATAACCGGGGCAGGGGAAGAGGGGGATTTGATCGTGGAGGCATGAGCAGAGGTGGGCGGGGAGGAGGACGCGGTGGAATGGG CGCTGGAGAGCGAGGTGGCTTCAATAAGCCTGGTG GACCCATGGATGAAGGACCAGATCTTGATTTAG GCCCGCCTGTAGATCCAGATGAAGACTCTGACAACAGTGCAATTTATGtgcaaggattaaatgacaaTGTGACTCTAGATGATCTGGCGGACTTCTTTAAGCAGTGTGGAGTTGTGAAG ATGAACAAGAGGACTGGACAACCCATGATCCATATCTACTTGGACAAGGAGACAGGGAAGCCCAAAGGCGATGCTACAGTGTCTTACGAAGACCCACCAACTGCCAAGGCTGCCGTGGAGTGGTTTGATG GAAAAGATTTTCAAGGGAGCAAACTTAAAGTTTCTCTTGCTCGGAAGAAGCCTCCAATGAATAGCATGCGGGGTGGAATGCCACCCCGAGAGGGCAGAGGGATGCCGCCACCGCTCCGTGGAG GTCCAGGGGGTCCAGGAGGTCCTGGGGGACCCATGGGTCGCATGGGAGGCCGTGGAGGAGACAGAGGGGGCTTCCCGCCAAGAGGGCCCCGCGGTTCCCGAGGGAATCCATCTGGAGGAGGAAACGTCCAGCACCGAGCTGGAGACTGGCAATGTCCCAACCC GGGGTGTGGAAACCAGAACTTCGCCTGGAGGACAGAGTGCAACCAGTGTAAGGCCCCAAAGCCCGAAggcttcctcccacctcctttcCCACCGCCAG GTGGTGACCGTGGCAGAGGTGGCCCTGGTGGCATGCGAGGAGGAAGAGGTGGCCTCATGGACCGTGGTGGTCCTGGTGGAATGTTCAGAGGTGGCCGTGGTGGAGACAGAGGTGGCTTCCGTGGTGGCCGGGGCATGGACCGTGGTGGCTTTGGCGGAGGAAGGCGAGGTGGCCCTGGAGGGCCCCCTGGACCTTTGATGGAACAgatgggaggaagaagaggtggCCGTGGAGGACCTGGAAAAATGGATAA
- the EWSR1 gene encoding RNA-binding protein EWS isoform X1, giving the protein MASTDYSTYSQAAAQQGYSAYTAQPTQGYAQTTQAYGQQSYGTYGQPTDVSYTQAQTTATYGQTAYATSYGQPPTVEGTSTGYSTPTAPQAYSQPVQGYGTGAYDTTTATVTTTQASYAAQSAYGTQPAYPAYGQQPAATAPARPQDGNKPAETSQPQSSTGGYNQPSLGYGQSNYSYPQVPGSYPMQPVTAPPSYPPTSYSSTQPTSYDQSSYSQQNTYGQPSSYGQQSSYGQQSSYGQQPPTSYPPQTGSYSQAPSQYSQQSSSYGQQSSFRQDHPSSMGVYGQESGGFSGPGENRSMSGPDNRGRGRGGFDRGGMSRGGRGGGRGGMGSAGERGGFNKPGGPMDEGPDLDLGPPVDPDEDSDNSAIYVQGLNDNVTLDDLADFFKQCGVVKMNKRTGQPMIHIYLDKETGKPKGDATVSYEDPPTAKAAVEWFDGKDFQGSKLKVSLARKKPPMNSMRGGMPPREGRGMPPPLRGGPGGPGGPGGPMGRMGGRGGDRGGFPPRGPRGSRGNPSGGGNVQHRAGDWQCPNPGCGNQNFAWRTECNQCKAPKPEGFLPPPFPPPGGDRGRGGPGGMRGGRGGLMDRGGPGGMFRGGRGGDRGGFRGGRGMDRGGFGGGRRGGPGGPPGPLMEQMGGRRGGRGGPGKMDKYVVVETSCEPLDRLGQWPCPVTRAGLNGSTGRKGDGMPNPGLRLWEGPSFLPPFQPITPFSFCPAEASIVRNAETGPIRRRDPAELH; this is encoded by the exons atggcGTCCACGG ATTACAGTACCTACAGCCAAGCTGCAGCCCAGCAGGG TTACAGTGCTTACACCGCCCAGCCCACTCAAGGATATGCACAGACCACCCAg GCGTATGGGCAACAAAGTTATGGAACTTATGGACAGCCCACTGATGTCAGCTATACGCAGGCTCAGACCACTGCGACCTATGGGCAGACTGCCTATGCAACTTCTTATGGACAGCCTCCCACTG TAGAAGGGACCAGTACAG GATATTCTACTCCAACTGCCCCCCAGGCATACAGTCAGCCTGTCCAGGGGTATGGCACTGGTGCTTATGATACCACCACTGCTACGGTCACTACCACCCAGGCCTCCTATGCAGCTCAGTCTGCATATGGCACTCAGCCTGCTTACCCAGCTTATGGGCAGCAGCCGGCAGCCACCGCACCTGCAAG aCCACAGGATGGTAACAAACCCGCTGAGACTAGTCAACCTCAATCTAGCACAGGGGGTTACAACCAGCCCAGCCTAGGATATGGACAGAGTAACTACAGTTATCCCCAAGTTCCTGGGAGCTACCCCATGCAGCCAGTCACAGCACCACCATCTTACCCTCCTACCAG ctattcCTCTACACAGCCGACTAGTTATGATCAGAGCAGTTACTCCCAGCAGAACACCTATGGGCAGCCGAGCAGCTATGGACAGCAGAGTAGCTATGGTCAACAAAGCAGCTATGGGCAACAGCCGCCCACTAGTTACCCCCCCCAAACTGGATCCTACAGCCAGGCTCCAAGTCAATATAGCCAACAGAGCAGCAGCTACGGGCAGCAGA GTTCATTCCGACAGGACCACCCCAGTAGCATGGGTGTTTATGGGCAGGAGTCTGGAGGATTTTCCGGACCAGGAGAGAACCGGAGCATGAGTGGCCCTGATAACCGGGGCAGGGGAAGAGGGGGATTTGATCGTGGAGGCATGAGCAGAGGTGGGCGGGGAGGAGGACGCGGTGGAATGGG CAGCGCTGGAGAGCGAGGTGGCTTCAATAAGCCTGGTG GACCCATGGATGAAGGACCAGATCTTGATTTAG GCCCGCCTGTAGATCCAGATGAAGACTCTGACAACAGTGCAATTTATGtgcaaggattaaatgacaaTGTGACTCTAGATGATCTGGCGGACTTCTTTAAGCAGTGTGGAGTTGTGAAG ATGAACAAGAGGACTGGACAACCCATGATCCATATCTACTTGGACAAGGAGACAGGGAAGCCCAAAGGCGATGCTACAGTGTCTTACGAAGACCCACCAACTGCCAAGGCTGCCGTGGAGTGGTTTGATG GAAAAGATTTTCAAGGGAGCAAACTTAAAGTTTCTCTTGCTCGGAAGAAGCCTCCAATGAATAGCATGCGGGGTGGAATGCCACCCCGAGAGGGCAGAGGGATGCCGCCACCGCTCCGTGGAG GTCCAGGGGGTCCAGGAGGTCCTGGGGGACCCATGGGTCGCATGGGAGGCCGTGGAGGAGACAGAGGGGGCTTCCCGCCAAGAGGGCCCCGCGGTTCCCGAGGGAATCCATCTGGAGGAGGAAACGTCCAGCACCGAGCTGGAGACTGGCAATGTCCCAACCC GGGGTGTGGAAACCAGAACTTCGCCTGGAGGACAGAGTGCAACCAGTGTAAGGCCCCAAAGCCCGAAggcttcctcccacctcctttcCCACCGCCAG GTGGTGACCGTGGCAGAGGTGGCCCTGGTGGCATGCGAGGAGGAAGAGGTGGCCTCATGGACCGTGGTGGTCCTGGTGGAATGTTCAGAGGTGGCCGTGGTGGAGACAGAGGTGGCTTCCGTGGTGGCCGGGGCATGGACCGTGGTGGCTTTGGCGGAGGAAGGCGAGGTGGCCCTGGAGGGCCCCCTGGACCTTTGATGGAACAgatgggaggaagaagaggtggCCGTGGAGGACCTGGAAAAATGGATAAGTATGTGGTAGTGGAAACCAGCTGTGAACCTCTGGACCGGTTGGGTCAGTGGCCCTGTCCTGTGACTAGAGCAGGTCTCAATGGCTCCAcgggaaggaagggagatgggaTGCCCAACCCAGGGCTCAGGCTGTGGGAggggccttccttccttcccccatttCAACCCATCACCC
- the EWSR1 gene encoding RNA-binding protein EWS isoform X2, with the protein MASTDYSTYSQAAAQQGYSAYTAQPTQGYAQTTQAYGQQSYGTYGQPTDVSYTQAQTTATYGQTAYATSYGQPPTVEGTSTGYSTPTAPQAYSQPVQGYGTGAYDTTTATVTTTQASYAAQSAYGTQPAYPAYGQQPAATAPARPQDGNKPAETSQPQSSTGGYNQPSLGYGQSNYSYPQVPGSYPMQPVTAPPSYPPTSYSSTQPTSYDQSSYSQQNTYGQPSSYGQQSSYGQQSSYGQQPPTSYPPQTGSYSQAPSQYSQQSSSYGQQSSFRQDHPSSMGVYGQESGGFSGPGENRSMSGPDNRGRGRGGFDRGGMSRGGRGGGRGGMGAGERGGFNKPGGPMDEGPDLDLGPPVDPDEDSDNSAIYVQGLNDNVTLDDLADFFKQCGVVKMNKRTGQPMIHIYLDKETGKPKGDATVSYEDPPTAKAAVEWFDGKDFQGSKLKVSLARKKPPMNSMRGGMPPREGRGMPPPLRGGPGGPGGPGGPMGRMGGRGGDRGGFPPRGPRGSRGNPSGGGNVQHRAGDWQCPNPGCGNQNFAWRTECNQCKAPKPEGFLPPPFPPPGGDRGRGGPGGMRGGRGGLMDRGGPGGMFRGGRGGDRGGFRGGRGMDRGGFGGGRRGGPGGPPGPLMEQMGGRRGGRGGPGKMDKYVVVETSCEPLDRLGQWPCPVTRAGLNGSTGRKGDGMPNPGLRLWEGPSFLPPFQPITPFSFCPAEASIVRNAETGPIRRRDPAELH; encoded by the exons atggcGTCCACGG ATTACAGTACCTACAGCCAAGCTGCAGCCCAGCAGGG TTACAGTGCTTACACCGCCCAGCCCACTCAAGGATATGCACAGACCACCCAg GCGTATGGGCAACAAAGTTATGGAACTTATGGACAGCCCACTGATGTCAGCTATACGCAGGCTCAGACCACTGCGACCTATGGGCAGACTGCCTATGCAACTTCTTATGGACAGCCTCCCACTG TAGAAGGGACCAGTACAG GATATTCTACTCCAACTGCCCCCCAGGCATACAGTCAGCCTGTCCAGGGGTATGGCACTGGTGCTTATGATACCACCACTGCTACGGTCACTACCACCCAGGCCTCCTATGCAGCTCAGTCTGCATATGGCACTCAGCCTGCTTACCCAGCTTATGGGCAGCAGCCGGCAGCCACCGCACCTGCAAG aCCACAGGATGGTAACAAACCCGCTGAGACTAGTCAACCTCAATCTAGCACAGGGGGTTACAACCAGCCCAGCCTAGGATATGGACAGAGTAACTACAGTTATCCCCAAGTTCCTGGGAGCTACCCCATGCAGCCAGTCACAGCACCACCATCTTACCCTCCTACCAG ctattcCTCTACACAGCCGACTAGTTATGATCAGAGCAGTTACTCCCAGCAGAACACCTATGGGCAGCCGAGCAGCTATGGACAGCAGAGTAGCTATGGTCAACAAAGCAGCTATGGGCAACAGCCGCCCACTAGTTACCCCCCCCAAACTGGATCCTACAGCCAGGCTCCAAGTCAATATAGCCAACAGAGCAGCAGCTACGGGCAGCAGA GTTCATTCCGACAGGACCACCCCAGTAGCATGGGTGTTTATGGGCAGGAGTCTGGAGGATTTTCCGGACCAGGAGAGAACCGGAGCATGAGTGGCCCTGATAACCGGGGCAGGGGAAGAGGGGGATTTGATCGTGGAGGCATGAGCAGAGGTGGGCGGGGAGGAGGACGCGGTGGAATGGG CGCTGGAGAGCGAGGTGGCTTCAATAAGCCTGGTG GACCCATGGATGAAGGACCAGATCTTGATTTAG GCCCGCCTGTAGATCCAGATGAAGACTCTGACAACAGTGCAATTTATGtgcaaggattaaatgacaaTGTGACTCTAGATGATCTGGCGGACTTCTTTAAGCAGTGTGGAGTTGTGAAG ATGAACAAGAGGACTGGACAACCCATGATCCATATCTACTTGGACAAGGAGACAGGGAAGCCCAAAGGCGATGCTACAGTGTCTTACGAAGACCCACCAACTGCCAAGGCTGCCGTGGAGTGGTTTGATG GAAAAGATTTTCAAGGGAGCAAACTTAAAGTTTCTCTTGCTCGGAAGAAGCCTCCAATGAATAGCATGCGGGGTGGAATGCCACCCCGAGAGGGCAGAGGGATGCCGCCACCGCTCCGTGGAG GTCCAGGGGGTCCAGGAGGTCCTGGGGGACCCATGGGTCGCATGGGAGGCCGTGGAGGAGACAGAGGGGGCTTCCCGCCAAGAGGGCCCCGCGGTTCCCGAGGGAATCCATCTGGAGGAGGAAACGTCCAGCACCGAGCTGGAGACTGGCAATGTCCCAACCC GGGGTGTGGAAACCAGAACTTCGCCTGGAGGACAGAGTGCAACCAGTGTAAGGCCCCAAAGCCCGAAggcttcctcccacctcctttcCCACCGCCAG GTGGTGACCGTGGCAGAGGTGGCCCTGGTGGCATGCGAGGAGGAAGAGGTGGCCTCATGGACCGTGGTGGTCCTGGTGGAATGTTCAGAGGTGGCCGTGGTGGAGACAGAGGTGGCTTCCGTGGTGGCCGGGGCATGGACCGTGGTGGCTTTGGCGGAGGAAGGCGAGGTGGCCCTGGAGGGCCCCCTGGACCTTTGATGGAACAgatgggaggaagaagaggtggCCGTGGAGGACCTGGAAAAATGGATAAGTATGTGGTAGTGGAAACCAGCTGTGAACCTCTGGACCGGTTGGGTCAGTGGCCCTGTCCTGTGACTAGAGCAGGTCTCAATGGCTCCAcgggaaggaagggagatgggaTGCCCAACCCAGGGCTCAGGCTGTGGGAggggccttccttccttcccccatttCAACCCATCACCC
- the EWSR1 gene encoding RNA-binding protein EWS isoform X7, with protein MASTDYSTYSQAAAQQGYSAYTAQPTQGYAQTTQAYGQQSYGTYGQPTDVSYTQAQTTATYGQTAYATSYGQPPTVEGTSTGYSTPTAPQAYSQPVQGYGTGAYDTTTATVTTTQASYAAQSAYGTQPAYPAYGQQPAATAPARPQDGNKPAETSQPQSSTGGYNQPSLGYGQSNYSYPQVPGSYPMQPVTAPPSYPPTSYSSTQPTSYDQSSYSQQNTYGQPSSYGQQSSYGQQSSYGQQPPTSYPPQTGSYSQAPSQYSQQSSSYGQQSSFRQDHPSSMGVYGQESGGFSGPGENRSMSGPDNRGRGRGGFDRGGMSRGGRGGGRGGMGAGERGGFNKPGGPMDEGPDLDLGPPVDPDEDSDNSAIYVQGLNDNVTLDDLADFFKQCGVVKMNKRTGQPMIHIYLDKETGKPKGDATVSYEDPPTAKAAVEWFDGKDFQGSKLKVSLARKKPPMNSMRGGMPPREGRGMPPPLRGGPGGPGGPGGPMGRMGGRGGDRGGFPPRGPRGSRGNPSGGGNVQHRAGDWQCPNPGCGNQNFAWRTECNQCKAPKPEGFLPPPFPPPGGDRGRGGPGGMRGGRGGLMDRGGPGGMFRGGRGGDRGGFRGGRGMDRGGFGGGRRGGPGGPPGPLMEQMGGRRGGRGGPGKMDNRGEHRQERRDRPY; from the exons atggcGTCCACGG ATTACAGTACCTACAGCCAAGCTGCAGCCCAGCAGGG TTACAGTGCTTACACCGCCCAGCCCACTCAAGGATATGCACAGACCACCCAg GCGTATGGGCAACAAAGTTATGGAACTTATGGACAGCCCACTGATGTCAGCTATACGCAGGCTCAGACCACTGCGACCTATGGGCAGACTGCCTATGCAACTTCTTATGGACAGCCTCCCACTG TAGAAGGGACCAGTACAG GATATTCTACTCCAACTGCCCCCCAGGCATACAGTCAGCCTGTCCAGGGGTATGGCACTGGTGCTTATGATACCACCACTGCTACGGTCACTACCACCCAGGCCTCCTATGCAGCTCAGTCTGCATATGGCACTCAGCCTGCTTACCCAGCTTATGGGCAGCAGCCGGCAGCCACCGCACCTGCAAG aCCACAGGATGGTAACAAACCCGCTGAGACTAGTCAACCTCAATCTAGCACAGGGGGTTACAACCAGCCCAGCCTAGGATATGGACAGAGTAACTACAGTTATCCCCAAGTTCCTGGGAGCTACCCCATGCAGCCAGTCACAGCACCACCATCTTACCCTCCTACCAG ctattcCTCTACACAGCCGACTAGTTATGATCAGAGCAGTTACTCCCAGCAGAACACCTATGGGCAGCCGAGCAGCTATGGACAGCAGAGTAGCTATGGTCAACAAAGCAGCTATGGGCAACAGCCGCCCACTAGTTACCCCCCCCAAACTGGATCCTACAGCCAGGCTCCAAGTCAATATAGCCAACAGAGCAGCAGCTACGGGCAGCAGA GTTCATTCCGACAGGACCACCCCAGTAGCATGGGTGTTTATGGGCAGGAGTCTGGAGGATTTTCCGGACCAGGAGAGAACCGGAGCATGAGTGGCCCTGATAACCGGGGCAGGGGAAGAGGGGGATTTGATCGTGGAGGCATGAGCAGAGGTGGGCGGGGAGGAGGACGCGGTGGAATGGG CGCTGGAGAGCGAGGTGGCTTCAATAAGCCTGGTG GACCCATGGATGAAGGACCAGATCTTGATTTAG GCCCGCCTGTAGATCCAGATGAAGACTCTGACAACAGTGCAATTTATGtgcaaggattaaatgacaaTGTGACTCTAGATGATCTGGCGGACTTCTTTAAGCAGTGTGGAGTTGTGAAG ATGAACAAGAGGACTGGACAACCCATGATCCATATCTACTTGGACAAGGAGACAGGGAAGCCCAAAGGCGATGCTACAGTGTCTTACGAAGACCCACCAACTGCCAAGGCTGCCGTGGAGTGGTTTGATG GAAAAGATTTTCAAGGGAGCAAACTTAAAGTTTCTCTTGCTCGGAAGAAGCCTCCAATGAATAGCATGCGGGGTGGAATGCCACCCCGAGAGGGCAGAGGGATGCCGCCACCGCTCCGTGGAG GTCCAGGGGGTCCAGGAGGTCCTGGGGGACCCATGGGTCGCATGGGAGGCCGTGGAGGAGACAGAGGGGGCTTCCCGCCAAGAGGGCCCCGCGGTTCCCGAGGGAATCCATCTGGAGGAGGAAACGTCCAGCACCGAGCTGGAGACTGGCAATGTCCCAACCC GGGGTGTGGAAACCAGAACTTCGCCTGGAGGACAGAGTGCAACCAGTGTAAGGCCCCAAAGCCCGAAggcttcctcccacctcctttcCCACCGCCAG GTGGTGACCGTGGCAGAGGTGGCCCTGGTGGCATGCGAGGAGGAAGAGGTGGCCTCATGGACCGTGGTGGTCCTGGTGGAATGTTCAGAGGTGGCCGTGGTGGAGACAGAGGTGGCTTCCGTGGTGGCCGGGGCATGGACCGTGGTGGCTTTGGCGGAGGAAGGCGAGGTGGCCCTGGAGGGCCCCCTGGACCTTTGATGGAACAgatgggaggaagaagaggtggCCGTGGAGGACCTGGAAAAATGGATAA